The segment ACCATGGCCGTGCAAGCCATGCGCGAAGGCGCCTACGACTTTATCGAAAAGCCCTTCGGCGCCGACCGCCTCACCGACACTGTGCGCCGCGCGCTGGAACGCCGCGCGCTGGAACTGGAAAACCAGGCGCTGCGCCGCGAACTGGCCGGCCCCGCGGCGGGCACGCGCATCATCGGCCGCTCGCCCGCGATCGGGCAGGTGCGCGCGCTGGTGGCCAATGTCGCGCCCACCGACGTGCCGGTGATGATCAACGGCGAGACCGGCACCGGCAAGGAACTGGTGGCGCGCAGCCTGCACGCGCTGTCCGGCCGCGCCGAAGGCCCGTTTATCGCGCTGAACTGCGGCGCGGTGCCCGAGGCCATCTTCGAGAGCGAGATGTTCGGCCACGAGGCCGGCGCCTTCACCGGGGCCGGCAAGCGCCGCATCGGCAAGCTCGAGCATGCCTCGGGCGGCACGCTCTTCCTCGACGAGATTGAGAGCATGCCGCTGGCGCTGCAGGTCAAGCTGCTGCGGGTACTGCAGGAAGGCTCGCTGGAGCGGCTGGGGTCGAATGCCTCGGTGAAGATCGATGTGCGCATCGTCGCCGCGGCCAAGGGCGACATGGATGCGCTGGTGGTACAGGGCAGCTTCCGCGAGGACCTGTATTACCGGCTGAACGTGGTCACCATCGCGCTGCCGCCGCTGCGCGAGCGGCGCGAGGACATCGTGCCGCTGTTCGAGCATTTCTCGCTGGTGTCCGCGGTGCGCTACCAGCGGCCGGCGCCGATCCTGTCCGAGGCGCAACGCCAGGCACTGGCCCAGCGTCCCTGGCCGGGCAATGTGCGCGAGCTGCGCAATGCGGCGGATCGGATGGTGCTGGGCGTGCCGGAGGGCGGGCAGGCAGGTGCGCAGGCCGCGGGCCCCGATGAAACCGCGCCGCTGCGAGAGCGGATGGAGCACTTCGAGCGCGCGGTGATTGCGGATGCACTGGCACGCACCGGCGGCGCTGTCAGCCAGGCGGCGGACTTGCTGCAAGTCGGCAAGGCCACGCTCTATGACAAAATCAAGCGCTACGGGCTGTGATGTCATGCTGCCTTCATTGCGCTGCCATGCCGCCGTCACATTGGCGGCCTATTCTTCGATGGCGGCTGCGGCATTGGCAGGTGCCCGCCGTGTGTATCAATCTTCGTGGTAATTGACGGCCCCGCGTATGCGGGGCGTTTTTTTGGGTTGTGCACCCCGCCCCGCCACTTCACACTCGCCACACATTCCCCTCACCCCCGCTGGCCAGACTGGAGCCCTGCCATCTCCGGGACCCGCCATGCCCTCCTTCGACTACGACATCGTCATCGCCGGCGCCAGCTTTGCCGGCGCCGCCTGCGCCCTGGCCGCGGCGCGCGCCGGCCTGCGCGTGCTGGTGCTGGAACGCAAGACCGATCCCGGCGACAAGCTCCAC is part of the Cupriavidus necator genome and harbors:
- a CDS encoding sigma-54-dependent transcriptional regulator; its protein translation is MQDGLRVLFVEDEPLVRQATAQSLELAGFAVLALPSAEAAIPHLHGAFAGVVVTDVRLPGASGLDLLQHCRNAAPGVPVILVTGHGDITMAVQAMREGAYDFIEKPFGADRLTDTVRRALERRALELENQALRRELAGPAAGTRIIGRSPAIGQVRALVANVAPTDVPVMINGETGTGKELVARSLHALSGRAEGPFIALNCGAVPEAIFESEMFGHEAGAFTGAGKRRIGKLEHASGGTLFLDEIESMPLALQVKLLRVLQEGSLERLGSNASVKIDVRIVAAAKGDMDALVVQGSFREDLYYRLNVVTIALPPLRERREDIVPLFEHFSLVSAVRYQRPAPILSEAQRQALAQRPWPGNVRELRNAADRMVLGVPEGGQAGAQAAGPDETAPLRERMEHFERAVIADALARTGGAVSQAADLLQVGKATLYDKIKRYGL